A window of the Brassica oleracea var. oleracea cultivar TO1000 chromosome C1, BOL, whole genome shotgun sequence genome harbors these coding sequences:
- the LOC106331778 gene encoding glutathione S-transferase T3-like: MDSNPYRQNPNFVGLLNSQQDIAFGSYEDSVELSSSQVPFLPTQGKADSDFVGNTPPDRKERRKWTPSDDMLLISSWLNTSKDAVVNNEQKLGAFWSRVAAYFSASQVSGGEHREANNCKHRWHKINEQVCNFCGAYEAATRERSSGQNENDVVKRAHEIFFNNYKKRFLLEHAWKELKNDQKWCELSSSKNAGSSKKRKVDEDGADCSSSQPTETMRPEGVKAAKARGKKTVVEENEWMENAVKEFQSVVSLKQQDLVLKDRLSKNMLLDSLISKKEPLDDEEQALKKKLISDLLSN, translated from the coding sequence ATGGATTCCAATCCATATAGACAGAATCCAAATTTTGTTGGTCTACTAAATAGTCAACAAGATATTGCCTTTGGTTCCTATGAAGATAGTGTCGAGCTATCTTCAAGCCAAGTTCCTTTTCTTCCCACTCAAGGTAAAGCTGATTCGGACTTCGTTGGAAACACTCCTCCTGACCGTAAAGAACGAAGGAAGTGGACGCCTTCGGATGATATGTTGCTCATTAGCTCGTGGTTAAACACGAGCAAAGATGCAGTGGTTAACAATGAGCAAAAATTAGGCGCTTTCTGGTCAAGAGTAGCAGCGTATTTTTCAGCGAGTCAGGTCTCTGGAGGTGAACATAGAGAGGCAAATAATTGTAAGCATCGATGGCACAAGATAAATGAACAAGTTTGCAACTTCTGTGGAGCCTATGAAGCTGCAACAAGGGAGAGAAGTAGTGGCCAGAACGAGAATGATGTGGTGAAACGTGCTCATGAAATTTTTTTCAACAACTATAAGAAGAGATTTCTCCTTGAACATGCTTGGAAGGAGCTGAAGAACGACCAGAAGTGGTGTGAGCTTTCATCTTCCAAAAACGCAGGAAGCTCAAAAAAAAGAAAGGTTGATGAGGACGGGGCAGATTGTTCAAGCTCTCAACCAACTGAAACAATGCGTCCAGAGGGTGTTAAAGCCGCTAAGGCCCGTGGTAAGAAGACAGTGGTTGAGGAGAATGAGTGGATGGAGAATGCGGTCAAGGAGTTTCAGTCTGTGGTGTCATTAAAACAACAAGACTTGGTCTTGAAAGATCGCTTGTCTAAGAACATGCTTCTAGACAGTTTAATTAGCAAAAAAGAACCTCTAGATGATGAAGAACAAGCCCTCAAGAAGAAGCTCATCAGTGACTTGTTGTCTAATTAG
- the LOC106300433 gene encoding uncharacterized protein LOC106300433, translating to MGIYKHVSRLKKNKTHLFLTLQIVPPSLCPVGTIFMMSRSNTVLCYSLAALLVLTLAGSVRNGQLLGDGEDNLPAMETKGRRSCEVWRGKQMMERPCEEIYMVEEGETLHSISDKCGDPFIVERNPHIHDPDDFFPGLLIKIQINLPTS from the coding sequence ATGGGTATATACAAACACGTCTCACGCCTGAAAAAGAACAAAACACATTTGTTTCTAACATTACAAATTGTCCCTCCCTCTCTGTGTCCTGTTGGAACCATATTCATGATGTCGAGATCAAACACAGTCCTGTGTTACTCTCTGGCCGCACTGCTGGTCCTAACACTGGCGGGCTCGGTCAGAAACGGTCAGCTCCTGGGAGATGGTGAAGATAATCTTCCGGCGATGGAGACGAAGGGAAGAAGAAGCTGTGAGGTTTGGAGAGGGAAGCAAATGATGGAGAGGCCATGTGAGGAGATATATATGGTTGAGGAAGGGGAGACGCTTCATAGCATCAGCGACAAGTGCGGCGACCCCTTTATCGTGGAGCGTAACCCGCATATCCATGACCCGGATGATTTCTTCCCGGGTCTCCTCATCAAAATTCAAATCAACCTTCCTACTTCATAA